CTGAACTTCTCCTGAACCTGGGCTCCACAGACGGTTTTCAACCGTCTGTCAGCTCGGCAAATCGTGCGCCACATCATCACAGGCGTAAAACGTTGATAACAGTCTTACGCCTCACTCTATTTCTTCCGTGGCACCTGTTAAACGGGTGGGCAGTGCCCACCCGTTGAGTGTTATTTTGCACTTCAGCCCTCCCGTACTGCAGCGCCGACCGCAAGGAGCGTCGTCGTGATGGTTTTCGGCAAACTGTTTGAGCGCTAGCGAGTTTTTGCCGATATCACGACGTAAGCGAGTGGAGTGAGGGAACTCGAAGAGCGCGAAGCCCGGGAGTCGTTTTTCCGTCTCTTTTGACGACGCAAAAGGGACCTGATGAGATGGTCTCCCCCCGCTTTCAAAATACGGCATCTATGTGCCAGGATGGGTTATCACTATCCATCAACGAAATGCGAGGAGGAGACCACCATGAAGATTAGTACAGTCGGGCTGGACTTGGCAAAGAATGTTTTCCATGTTGTCGGCTTTGATCACGCTGGCAAGCAGGTCATGAAACGGATGTTGCGCCGTCATCAAGTCGCTGAGTTTTTTGTTAAGCTGCCAATCTGTACTATCGCCATGGAAGCTTGTGCCGGTTGTCACTACTGGGCGCGTAAGCTGATGGAGATGGGACACGAGGTTAAAGTGATCCCACCTCAGTATGTCAAACCCTACTTGCGGGGCAACAAGAATGACTATAACGATGCCTGTGCCATTGCCGAAGCGGCGACTCGGCCGACCATGCCTAACGTTGCGGTGAAGACAGTGCAACAACAGGAGATGCAGGCGCTGCATAGGTTGCGCTCCAGAATGGTCAAGGAACGTACAGCATTGGGCAACAGTCTTCGCGGGCTCTTGGCTGAGTTCGGATTGATCATACCTCAAGGGGTCAGTGCGCTTCGCCGTGGTATTCCTGCCATACTGGAAGACGCTGACAACGGTTTGAGTGATTCGTTTCGGTCGGTCGTGGCGCGCAGCTATGAGCACTTTGTCGCTTTGGATGATCAGATCGATTTTTACACCCAGCAGCTCAGTCAACTCAGTCGAAGCGATGAAGCCTGTGTCCGGCTGCAAACGGTTCCAGGATTTGGTCCCATTGTCGCCAGTGCCTTTCGTAGCGCAGTCGGAGACGGCCGAGACTACAAACGAGGCCGAGATGTCTCCGCATCGTTGGGTCTGGTGCCACGGCAACATAGCAGCGGCGGCAAACAGAATTTACTCGGCATCAGCAAGCGCGGAGATCGCTACTTACGCAGTTTGCTTGTGCATGGCGCCCGAGCCGTTGTGGCCTATGCCGCAGGAAAGGATGATCCGTTAAGTCGCTGGATCAATCGAATACGCTTAGAACGCGGTGCCAACAAGGCCGCAGTGGCTTTGGCCAATAAGATGGCCCGCATCGGGTGGGCGATCCTGAAAAATGGCAGTC
This region of uncultured Desulfuromonas sp. genomic DNA includes:
- a CDS encoding IS110 family transposase translates to MKISTVGLDLAKNVFHVVGFDHAGKQVMKRMLRRHQVAEFFVKLPICTIAMEACAGCHYWARKLMEMGHEVKVIPPQYVKPYLRGNKNDYNDACAIAEAATRPTMPNVAVKTVQQQEMQALHRLRSRMVKERTALGNSLRGLLAEFGLIIPQGVSALRRGIPAILEDADNGLSDSFRSVVARSYEHFVALDDQIDFYTQQLSQLSRSDEACVRLQTVPGFGPIVASAFRSAVGDGRDYKRGRDVSASLGLVPRQHSSGGKQNLLGISKRGDRYLRSLLVHGARAVVAYAAGKDDPLSRWINRIRLERGANKAAVALANKMARIGWAILKNGSRYQSSQAAS